Proteins from a single region of Electrophorus electricus isolate fEleEle1 chromosome 5, fEleEle1.pri, whole genome shotgun sequence:
- the LOC118241296 gene encoding uncharacterized protein LOC118241296, whose translation MVCISVLFLLFYGIDLLPLTLGSPDTLILVAEPGDDVTIWYQREKTTATYVYWFKHTDSSVPFYVGCQFYSIFSPPSLCYFGNQSKRMVMSVNSQNTSLTITAVNHTDTGLYYCGIMQSIHISFSNETYLQVKAHCSSDVFFMLTVVFGVVNVVLSSVLLVLLTRRKHHRATGSNVKHDKEEQDPNSVTYAALQFSDQNTRRVAGHGEVVDTHVVFSSVRH comes from the exons ATGGTGTGTATATCAGTTCTGTTTCTTCTGTTCTATGGCATTG ATTTGCTCCCATTAACTCTGGGCTCTCCAGACACTTTAATATTGGTGGCAGAACCtggtgatgatgtcaccatTTGGTACCAGCGTGAGAAAACTACAGCTACTTACGTATATTGGTTTAAGCACACAGACAGTTCTGTGCCATTTTATGTTGGGTGCcaattttacagtattttttcCCCACCCAGCCTCTGTTATTTTGGCAATCAAAGTAAGCGAATGGTGATGTCTGTAAACTCCCAGAACACGTCTCTGACAATAACTGCAGTAAATCACACTGATACAGGACTGTATTACTGTGGTATTATGCAAAGCATTCACATTTCCTTCAGCAACGAAACATATTTACAAGTGAAAG CTCACTGCTCTTCAGATGTCTTCTTCATGCTGACGGTGGTGTTCGGTGTTGTGAATGTGGTTCTTAGCAGTGTTCTTCTTGTCCTACTCACGAGGAGAAAACACCACAGAG CAACTGGCTCTAATGTTAAACATGATAAAGAG GAGCAGGATCCTAACTCAGTGACCTACGCTGCTCTACAGTTCTCTGATCAGAACACTAGGAGAGTAGCAGGACATGGTGAAGTGGTGGATACACATGTCGTATTTTCTTCAGTAAGACACTAG